A window of Mycolicibacterium madagascariense genomic DNA:
CTGTCGGTGCCATCGACTGGGCCCCCGGTTTCGGCGAACGCGATCTGCACCAGTGGCTGGCCGCGCAGGCCGACGACCGCGACATCGAGGTGCAACGGTCCACCACGCTGGACCGGATCGTCTTCGAAGAGGGCGTGATCGTCGGGATCGTGCTGTCGACGCCGAACGGACCGTGGGCGGTGCGTACCCGCGCCGGAATCTGCCTGGCGCCGGCGGACCAGGATGGCGACGAGAGCGGCGCCGTGGATCTCGGCGCCAGTGACCGCCTGCACGTCTGCCTGGTGGGCCGCACCGCGAGCCGGTACGGACGGGTCGAGTTGCTCGCTACCGAACCCGCAGCGCCGTCGCGCCCCGTCTGCACGGGTTCGCGCAGGCAGCTGCGTGACGGCCTGCACGACGCGCGGCAGCAGTCCCTAGACGGATGGCGATGCGGAGTAGTGCACGGCTACCCGGCCCTTGGCTAGTAGCGCTGCCATGTCGTCGCCGCTCAGCGGCCGCGACAGCAGGAAGCCCTGCGCCCGGTGACACCCGTGGTGCAGTAGCGTCCGCGCCGCCACCTCGGTCTCCACACCCTCGGCGACCAGTTCCAGCTCGAACGCCTCGGCCAGGGCGATCACCGCGCGGACGATCGCCAGATCGTCGGGGTTGGTGCCGAGATCGGCGACGAACCCGCGGTCGATCTTCAACACGTCCACCGGCAGCGACTTGAGGTGTGACAGCACGCTGAAGCCGGTGCCGAAGTCGTCGATCGCCACCAGCACCCCGGCGTCCCGTAGGCCGGCCAGCGTCACGCTCGTCATCTCCATGTCCTGAACGACGACGCTCTCGGTGATCTCCAGGCACACCGAGCCACGGTTGAGATCGAACTCGCGCAGGACGTCGGCGACCGACGCGGCGAAGCCGTCGGTGACGAGCTGCACGGGAGATACGTTGACGCGCAACACGATTCCCTCGGCCACTCCAAGGGCCCGCCACCGCGCGAACTCGGCACACGCCGTGCGCAGCACCCAGCGCCCGAGGTCGCCCGCGAGGTTGATCGACTCGGCGACCGCGATGAACGAGGCGGGGGAGAGCAGGCCGCGGGTCGGATGGTTCCACCGCACCAGTGCCTCGGTCGCGAGGACCTCTCCCGTGCGCATGTCGACCTCGGGAAGGTACTGCAGGAAGAGCGCACCGTTCTCGATGACGTCCTGCAGATGCAGCTCGATGTCGTTGCGGTAGTCGGTGCGCAGCGACATCTCGTCGGAGAACACCGCCACCTGATTGCCGCCGGCTCCCTTGGCCGTGAGGACGGCCTGGTCGGCGTGGCGCAGCAGATCGGAGGTGCTGTCGCGGCCGGGGGAGCCGAGGGCGACCCCGATGCTGGCCGTCCTGGTGAGCATCTCCCCGTCCACGGACACCCGCTGGCGCAACAGCGCACACAGTCGTCCGGCGAGGCGTTCGGCCTCCTCGGCGGAGGTCGGCGCCGCGGGCACCACGACGAACTCGTCGCCGCCGAGCCTGGCGATCATGCTCGTCTCGGTGGCCTCGCGCAGACGTTCGGCGAGGACGCGGATGAACCAGTCACCTGCGCTGTGGCCCAGGTAGTCGTTGATCGTCTTCAACCGGTCGAGGTCGACGTAGAGCGCCGCCACGGGGCCCGGCCGTCCCTCGGCGAGCCTCTCGTCGAGGTGCTCGATGAGCGCCCTGCGGTTGTGCAGCCCCGTGAGGTCGTCGTGCTCGGCCAGATAGCGCAGCCGTTCCTCGGCCGCCACCCTGGCCTGAACCTGGGCGAACAGCGACGCGATGGCCTCCAGCGCGTTGATCTCCTCGGGCTTCCACTCCCGGTCGCCGATCTTGACGAAGCCGAGCACGCCCGTCGTCACGTCGCCCGACACCAGCGGCGCGGCGGCCATCGAGGTCTGCGGAAGGCTGCGCCCCTCTGCGATGCGTTTCTGGTAGTCGTCGTCGTCGGGCCGGAACACGGTTGGCGTCTTGGCGTGCTCGGCCTGCGCGAACACCGGGTCGGCGTCGGCGAAGTAGACGACCTTCAGGGGATCGGGGTCGGGCACGTCCGGTCGCAGGGGCCACTCCGCAATCAGGACCGACGCCCTGACGGAGTGGTCGTTGTGACGCAGGAAACTGAAGTCCACGTCGAAGTACTCGACGAGAACGGCCAACACCTCCTGGGACACCACCACCGACGTCGCCGCGTTCGCCGCCATGAGTCGCGCGGCGACGGTGGTCACCAGCCTGTCGAGGCTGATCGGCGGGGAATCGGCGGACACTGCCTTAGCGTAGCTGCGGCGCGTCGACGGCGAGGGGCCGTCGGCGGCTACGCACCGAAGCCGGTGCCGCATAGGCGAGCCGCAGCACGAGGATCGGCACCTCGCCCGCCGCCGTGTCCAGACCCGCGGCGCGCAGGAACCGTGATCGCAGCTCGGTCAGTTCGCCGACGTGGTCGGGCGCCACGTCCTGCAGCTCCCGCTCGTCGACGACGTAGAGGAACGACGGTGAAATCGGCTGAACCGCCAGCCCGTGCGACTGGGCGAGGACCCAGACGGCCTCGGCGGCCGACCCGCCTCGGGCGTAGTCGGTCAAGGCGTGGCCCCGAGCGGTCACCACCACGAGCGCGCTACTGCTCTTGATGCGCGCACTGGTCTCCGCTCCCAGCATGCCCCCGGCGTCCCACGCCGCGAGATCGGCCATCACCTCGGGTCGGCGCAGGATGGTCAGCGCGAGATCGCCGCCGGGGCCCAATTCGAGGCTGCGCACGTCGATGCCCGCGTCCGGGTCGGGGTCGCCGGGCCACCGGAGTTCGGAGGTCATCTCGGCGTGCAGGCGGGGCGTCAGGAACCGGATGCGGTCGGCGGCGGCGCAAATGGCTGCCATCTCGTCGATGGACTGGCGGGAGGACAGCATCTGCAACCCGGCACCCTAGGCCTCGGCCGCGGCGACCAACTCGGCGCGCACCGCGTCGGGCAGCTCGGCACCATTGCCGTGGTTGCGATTGGTCTCGCGTTCGAGCACCGCCGGATAGAGACCGGCCCGGTCGTCGTCGACGCCCTCGACGAGGTCGATCTTCGCCTGCAGCCATGGCGCCTCGGGGGACTCGGCGTAGTCGACCCGGCCGACGGCGCCACCGGCGGCTGCCGCGACACGGGCGTTGTAGACCGCGGCACCCACCGCGACCGCACTGCCGCGCAATCCGACGTCGATGGTCGTCGTGTACTCGGGGGCCAGACGGACGGTGACGGCGTCAGGTCCGGCGACGATGGTCCACGGCTGCACGTTGCCCCCCGACGGCGCGCGGACGGCGGCGGCCACGACGCTCTCGACGAGATCATCGGGCTGATCCTCGGGTTCGGTTGTCTCCCAACGCTCTTCGGCCGGAGGGGGCGTCGGTGCTCGCATGTGGTCGAA
This region includes:
- a CDS encoding nitroreductase family protein, with protein sequence MQMLSSRQSIDEMAAICAAADRIRFLTPRLHAEMTSELRWPGDPDPDAGIDVRSLELGPGGDLALTILRRPEVMADLAAWDAGGMLGAETSARIKSSSALVVVTARGHALTDYARGGSAAEAVWVLAQSHGLAVQPISPSFLYVVDERELQDVAPDHVGELTELRSRFLRAAGLDTAAGEVPILVLRLAYAAPASVRSRRRPLAVDAPQLR
- a CDS encoding putative bifunctional diguanylate cyclase/phosphodiesterase, encoding MAANAATSVVVSQEVLAVLVEYFDVDFSFLRHNDHSVRASVLIAEWPLRPDVPDPDPLKVVYFADADPVFAQAEHAKTPTVFRPDDDDYQKRIAEGRSLPQTSMAAAPLVSGDVTTGVLGFVKIGDREWKPEEINALEAIASLFAQVQARVAAEERLRYLAEHDDLTGLHNRRALIEHLDERLAEGRPGPVAALYVDLDRLKTINDYLGHSAGDWFIRVLAERLREATETSMIARLGGDEFVVVPAAPTSAEEAERLAGRLCALLRQRVSVDGEMLTRTASIGVALGSPGRDSTSDLLRHADQAVLTAKGAGGNQVAVFSDEMSLRTDYRNDIELHLQDVIENGALFLQYLPEVDMRTGEVLATEALVRWNHPTRGLLSPASFIAVAESINLAGDLGRWVLRTACAEFARWRALGVAEGIVLRVNVSPVQLVTDGFAASVADVLREFDLNRGSVCLEITESVVVQDMEMTSVTLAGLRDAGVLVAIDDFGTGFSVLSHLKSLPVDVLKIDRGFVADLGTNPDDLAIVRAVIALAEAFELELVAEGVETEVAARTLLHHGCHRAQGFLLSRPLSGDDMAALLAKGRVAVHYSASPSV